A genomic segment from Mus caroli chromosome 17, CAROLI_EIJ_v1.1, whole genome shotgun sequence encodes:
- the LOC110283924 gene encoding uncharacterized protein C1orf43 homolog, with protein sequence MEEAYARVLVKQKAKVTMEDSMNQRCHELATVVKARIGSSQRQHQSAAKDLTQSPEMSPTTIQVTYLPSSQKSKXPKHFLELKSFKDNYHTLESTL encoded by the exons ATGGAGGAAGCCTATGCAAGGGTATTGGTGAAGCAGAAAGCTAAAGTTACAATGGAAGATTCCATGAATCAGAGATGCCA TGAGCTGGCCACTGTGGTCAAAGCACGAATTGGAAGTTCTCAGAGACAACACCAGTCAGCAGCCAAAGACCTAACTCAGTCACCTGAAATGTCGCCAACAACAATCCAGGTCACATACCTGCCCTCCAGTCAGAAGAGCAAANGNCCTAAGCACTTCCTCGAACTGAAGAGCTTTAAAGACAACTATCACACACTGGAGAGCACTCTGTGA